In a genomic window of Meleagris gallopavo isolate NT-WF06-2002-E0010 breed Aviagen turkey brand Nicholas breeding stock chromosome 1, Turkey_5.1, whole genome shotgun sequence:
- the PRDX4 gene encoding peroxiredoxin-4, with translation ASYSDFNLNVLHISVSKPAPYWEGTAVINGEFKELKLTDYEGKYLVFFFYPLDFTFVCPTEIIAFSDRIEEFRAINTEVVACSVDSKFTHLAWINTPRKQGGLGPMKIPLLSDLTHQISKDYGVYLEDQGHTLRGLFIIDDKRILRQITMNDLPVGRSVDETLRLVQAFQYTDKHGEVCPAGWKPGSETIIPDPAGKLKYFDKLN, from the exons GCTTCATACTCTGACTTTAATTTGAATGTCCTTCATATTTCAGTCTCGAAGCCAGCGCCTTACTGGGAAGGAACAGCAGTCATTAATGGAGAGTTTAAAGAGCTGAAATTAACAGATTATGAAGGAAAATATCTTGTCTTCTTCTTCTATCCTCTTGACTT CACATTTGTATGTCCAACCGAAATAATCgccttcagtgacagaattGAGGAATTCAGAGCAATAAATACTGAAGTAGTAGCATGTTCCGTGGACTCCAAGTTCACTCACTTAGCATG GATTAATACTCCTCGAAAACAAGGAGGACTCGGACCAATGAAGATTCCACTTCTTTCAGATTTAACACACCAGATTTCCAAGGACTATGGTGTATATCTGGAAGATCAAGGACACACACTTAG GGGCCTTTTCATAATTGACGATAAGAGAATCCTTCGACAGATCACCATGAACGACCTTCCCGTGGGGAGATCAGTGGATGAAACGCTTCGTTTGGTACAAGCATTCCAGTACACAGACAAACATGGAGAAG tttgCCCTGCTGGTTGGAAACCTGGCAGTGAAACA ATAATTCCAGATCCAGCtggaaaactgaagtattttgatAAACTAAACTGA